The following coding sequences lie in one Microcoleus sp. FACHB-672 genomic window:
- a CDS encoding lysozyme inhibitor LprI family protein, whose amino-acid sequence MLRKFRTSAILAVIALLSFLASLSIAASGDIIAQNVDCKNATTTQDLIACSTQSYQAADKQLNEVYQKVLAVVSGEQKDRLIEVENTWIKFRDSSCGFEIPASPDGREYPIFRNGCFEKLTKERTEDLQRYLTLLNDFDPAKAPNNSSPVGTLPDGNYRYVTAQLSSKVVSDQELVKAGGFYFLFRKKGNQIVGYYNQIDSGNTICIDGKVNGNTVAGQAVETSEPPFNAKETVISTGEQFVKWDLARNLDVRRGQKMGNKIRYRSALLNLKGFNRINAGNQQPPRSC is encoded by the coding sequence ATGCTTAGAAAATTCCGAACTTCCGCCATTCTGGCAGTCATTGCACTCTTATCATTCTTAGCAAGTTTAAGCATTGCGGCATCAGGGGACATCATTGCCCAAAATGTTGATTGCAAAAATGCCACAACTACGCAAGATTTGATAGCTTGTTCTACTCAGTCTTATCAAGCCGCAGATAAACAGTTAAATGAGGTTTATCAAAAAGTTCTTGCGGTGGTAAGTGGGGAGCAAAAAGACCGTCTCATCGAGGTGGAGAATACATGGATTAAGTTTCGCGATAGCAGTTGCGGTTTTGAAATCCCTGCTTCCCCAGATGGACGGGAATATCCAATATTTCGGAATGGATGCTTTGAAAAACTGACGAAAGAACGCACGGAAGATTTACAAAGGTATCTGACTCTACTCAATGATTTTGATCCGGCAAAGGCACCCAATAATAGTTCTCCTGTTGGAACTCTCCCGGATGGAAATTATCGCTATGTTACCGCTCAACTCTCGTCAAAAGTTGTGAGTGACCAAGAATTAGTGAAAGCGGGAGGCTTTTACTTTTTATTCCGTAAGAAAGGAAATCAAATTGTTGGCTACTACAATCAAATTGACTCAGGAAACACAATTTGCATTGACGGCAAAGTAAACGGAAATACTGTTGCCGGCCAAGCTGTAGAAACTTCTGAGCCACCTTTCAATGCGAAGGAAACAGTGATTAGCACCGGCGAACAATTTGTGAAGTGGGATCTGGCGAGAAATTTGGATGTTCGTCGAGGTCAAAAAATGGGCAATAAGATTCGGTATAGGAGCGCATTGTTGAATCTGAAGGGGTTTAATCGCATCAACGCCGGCAATCAACAACCCCCGAGAAGCTGTTAG
- a CDS encoding metallophosphoesterase family protein: MQFVSDPPITVKIRKMNERVRWRHSLIAERSIDQTRMVVDDGKDDSPDFSFLVVGDSGSGRHGSQNPQRQIAEQMAAQRDSCRFVLHTGDVIYLVGSKEYYSENFIKPYREFLAGGEHPDRITYDKMVFNLPFLPVLGNHDYYDLPLLYGLVAFAAMPIRRLLQSRLDLDVGLHGSEQGKAYAKAFLDYLQGVNDWELGNHLDQHYTAKTETGRCLRYEPGRFTRLPNRYYTFRYGGIDFFALDSNTFNGPPPLPATKEGDAYRQLLEKRRDELERQKVEIAATSSRLNRNVPDEAEHLDDLRTKLEQIEELTIDINKQLAADATTVTDFEQLDWLKQKLIESWNTEEVRGRVIYFHHPPYVTEATKWQQAQTLTVRRHLRWVLDGVSVVVGDQTQGRPLVDLILNGHAHCLEYLRSDDTGHADSNLNWIVCGGSGYSLRRQREEGPDLMETFWESEGKDILKVAKSQLFIGRNGQGSKKRRPYSFLRIDVKEGCPPKFIVRPFISERFQRQWTAHESDSFEI, translated from the coding sequence ATGCAATTTGTGTCCGACCCACCGATCACCGTGAAAATCCGCAAGATGAATGAACGGGTGCGGTGGCGGCACTCCCTGATTGCCGAACGTTCTATCGATCAAACCCGAATGGTTGTGGACGATGGCAAAGACGACTCTCCAGACTTTTCATTTTTGGTTGTGGGGGATAGCGGATCGGGCCGGCATGGCAGTCAAAACCCGCAACGGCAGATTGCAGAACAAATGGCGGCACAGCGAGACTCTTGCCGTTTCGTGCTGCACACCGGCGACGTAATTTATCTCGTGGGATCGAAGGAATATTACTCAGAAAACTTTATCAAGCCTTATCGCGAGTTTCTTGCCGGCGGCGAGCATCCTGACCGCATCACTTATGACAAGATGGTGTTTAACTTGCCGTTTCTGCCGGTGTTGGGCAATCACGATTACTATGACTTGCCTTTACTCTACGGTCTGGTGGCCTTCGCTGCGATGCCAATCCGCCGGCTACTGCAATCTCGGCTGGATCTTGATGTGGGTTTGCATGGTTCAGAGCAAGGTAAAGCGTATGCAAAAGCGTTCCTCGATTACCTTCAAGGCGTCAACGATTGGGAGCTGGGAAATCATTTAGACCAGCATTACACTGCCAAAACTGAAACCGGGCGATGTCTGCGTTATGAACCCGGACGTTTTACTCGTTTACCCAACCGTTATTATACGTTTCGTTACGGCGGAATTGACTTTTTTGCGCTTGATTCCAATACCTTTAATGGACCCCCACCTTTACCGGCAACTAAAGAAGGGGATGCTTACCGCCAACTGCTAGAAAAGCGCCGAGATGAATTAGAGCGACAAAAAGTTGAAATTGCCGCAACTTCGTCTCGTCTTAACCGTAATGTACCTGATGAAGCAGAACATCTCGACGATTTACGGACTAAGTTAGAGCAAATTGAAGAGTTAACGATTGATATTAATAAACAACTGGCAGCCGACGCAACAACGGTTACTGATTTTGAACAACTCGATTGGCTCAAACAAAAACTTATTGAATCATGGAATACTGAAGAAGTGCGCGGACGGGTGATTTATTTTCACCATCCTCCCTATGTGACTGAGGCAACAAAGTGGCAGCAGGCACAGACTTTAACGGTTCGCCGGCATCTGCGTTGGGTGTTGGATGGGGTGTCTGTGGTCGTTGGAGATCAGACGCAGGGACGTCCCCTTGTCGATTTAATTTTAAACGGTCACGCTCACTGCTTGGAATATCTTCGCAGCGATGACACCGGCCACGCAGATTCTAATCTTAATTGGATTGTTTGCGGTGGCAGTGGTTACAGTCTGCGCCGGCAGCGGGAAGAAGGGCCAGATTTGATGGAAACTTTCTGGGAAAGTGAAGGCAAGGATATACTAAAAGTCGCAAAGTCTCAGCTTTTTATCGGTCGCAACGGACAAGGTTCTAAAAAGCGCCGGCCTTATTCTTTTCTGCGAATTGATGTTAAGGAGGGCTGTCCGCCTAAGTTTATCGTCCGTCCGTTTATTTCCGAACGATTTCAGCGGCAATGGACAGCTCACGAAAGCGACTCCTTTGAGATTTAA
- the ggt gene encoding gamma-glutamyltransferase: MKPKVMLTPPKINSLANSKSLKTRLINAAGQNNFFSSVGLIQLGLVVGDSSFKGVGRQKENITTTQDAGKNFRLKDIFLIAVSILLLPAPAPAAFVQPERSQKGMVVSAHPSGSDSGLAMLQQGGNAVDAAVATAFAISVVEPFSAGIGGGGFLLLHQAGTGDVKALDFRERAPLAATRDMYLDETGKVRPNLSINGHLAAGVPGTVAGLYEVHQQYGKLPWKTVVQPAIRLADQGFVVGRQYVTSAEARKEVLLSNPAAREIFTLNGRMYAVGERLQQWSLAQTLRNIAADPQSFYTGVTAQAIAADMAKNGGLITLEDLKAYKPIWREPLCGVALQVEICSMPPPSSGGVHLLEILNIIGDTDLKSLGWHHPDALHLMAEAMKIAYADRSKHLGDPDFVKVPVASLISPDYAKLRRQEIEMGRARLATEVKPVDAETLSRFAKGESQDTTHLTVVDAERNVVSLTFTVNGRFGAGVVAAGTGILLNNEMDDFAIALNTPNLFGLVGSEANAIAPGKTPLSSMTPVIVRENGKLRMAAGAPGGSTIITTVLQIVLNVLVYEMDAGAAVSAPRLHHQWLPDQLRVEPWGFDPATLDELRRRGHQIDVQPVWGNANAVVVTPDGTLEGAADPRGEGAARGF, from the coding sequence ATGAAACCGAAAGTAATGCTCACTCCCCCAAAAATAAATTCTCTGGCTAATAGCAAAAGCCTAAAAACACGGCTTATAAATGCCGCTGGGCAGAATAATTTTTTCTCGTCAGTTGGATTGATCCAACTGGGGCTAGTAGTCGGGGATTCTAGTTTCAAGGGGGTGGGCCGGCAAAAGGAAAATATTACAACAACACAGGATGCCGGCAAAAATTTCAGGTTGAAAGATATCTTCCTGATTGCAGTTTCCATCTTGCTTTTACCAGCACCAGCACCGGCAGCGTTTGTGCAACCAGAACGCAGTCAAAAAGGCATGGTTGTCTCGGCTCATCCTTCGGGAAGCGATAGCGGTTTGGCAATGTTGCAACAGGGTGGCAATGCAGTCGATGCAGCAGTGGCGACGGCTTTTGCAATTTCTGTGGTTGAGCCATTTTCCGCCGGCATCGGGGGCGGTGGGTTTTTGCTGCTGCACCAAGCCGGTACGGGGGATGTGAAGGCGTTGGACTTTCGGGAACGCGCACCACTGGCGGCAACGCGAGATATGTATCTGGATGAAACCGGCAAGGTGCGCCCGAATTTGAGTATTAACGGACATTTGGCGGCGGGTGTGCCGGGAACGGTTGCCGGTTTGTATGAAGTTCACCAGCAGTATGGGAAATTACCCTGGAAAACGGTGGTGCAGCCGGCGATTCGTCTGGCGGATCAAGGGTTTGTGGTAGGCCGGCAGTACGTGACCTCAGCAGAAGCTCGCAAAGAGGTACTGCTGAGTAACCCAGCCGCCCGCGAGATTTTCACCCTCAATGGGAGGATGTATGCGGTGGGAGAGCGTTTGCAGCAGTGGAGTTTGGCCCAAACCTTGCGGAATATTGCCGCAGATCCCCAGAGTTTTTACACCGGCGTCACTGCCCAGGCAATCGCCGCAGATATGGCGAAAAATGGCGGTTTAATCACCCTAGAAGACCTGAAAGCTTATAAACCGATCTGGCGCGAACCGCTGTGTGGGGTGGCGTTGCAAGTGGAAATTTGCTCGATGCCGCCGCCTTCTTCGGGTGGGGTTCACCTGTTGGAAATTTTAAATATTATCGGAGATACGGATTTAAAATCTCTCGGTTGGCACCATCCAGACGCATTGCACCTAATGGCGGAAGCCATGAAAATTGCTTATGCGGATCGGTCTAAGCATTTGGGTGATCCAGACTTTGTGAAGGTGCCGGTGGCGTCGCTGATTAGCCCAGATTATGCTAAATTACGGCGTCAGGAAATCGAGATGGGACGAGCCAGACTGGCAACGGAAGTGAAGCCGGTAGATGCCGAGACGCTGAGCCGGTTTGCTAAGGGCGAATCTCAAGATACCACGCATTTAACCGTGGTGGATGCAGAGCGCAATGTTGTCAGCTTAACCTTTACCGTGAACGGTCGCTTTGGTGCCGGCGTCGTGGCGGCAGGAACCGGCATTCTGCTTAACAATGAGATGGATGATTTTGCGATCGCATTGAATACGCCGAATCTTTTCGGATTAGTGGGAAGCGAAGCCAATGCGATCGCACCGGGGAAAACGCCGCTTTCCAGTATGACGCCGGTGATTGTCAGGGAAAATGGCAAATTACGGATGGCTGCCGGCGCTCCGGGTGGCAGTACCATTATCACTACAGTGTTGCAAATTGTGTTAAATGTGCTGGTTTATGAGATGGATGCCGGTGCTGCGGTTTCTGCGCCGCGTTTGCATCATCAGTGGTTGCCTGATCAACTGCGGGTGGAACCTTGGGGGTTTGATCCGGCAACGCTAGACGAATTGCGTCGGCGGGGTCATCAAATTGACGTGCAACCCGTTTGGGGAAATGCCAATGCGGTTGTGGTAACGCCGGATGGGACATTAGAAGGAGCAGCCGATCCGCGTGGGGAAGGTGCGGCGCGGGGGTTTTAA
- a CDS encoding S-layer homology domain-containing protein codes for MGRWQTGSAFLAALGLTTGSLAPLAIHTPALARTTFEDVQGHWAQLCIERLAQQGVVTGYLDGTFRPNALMSRGEFATIVAQGFFSAPAVGQDAPFFDVPTRTRTGTAVRTARQTGFLDGFPSGVFQPNEPLTRVQAIVSLANGLNLAPTNFAVSELGLVYDDAKSIPNYALNSVVAATERGLIVNYPEIRFLQPNQPATRGEVAAFVCQALASAGKASPVAQQYVVAPPSSGGVQTNVQTSPNGQVRAQLTYQKENYVFSNLSVKVERAGQTLLDTPLPIGSGVSSSLAFRLVDLDGDTEPEVLIDLFPRGEGCCTYSLIYRYLPASGQYTYLQQPWGYAGYNLRDFNQDGVPEFESQDPRFGLQFASTYEEAAAPIQIWQYRQGQMFDVTRQYPSLVADNSSKLLQDYEDRLSQGQDVRPVLAAYLANQFLLGQGREAWSDVQSNYGGSDRTQYLENLRGFLRSIGYSN; via the coding sequence ATGGGCAGATGGCAAACAGGCTCGGCATTCCTTGCAGCCTTGGGACTGACAACCGGCAGCCTCGCTCCCTTGGCAATTCACACCCCAGCCTTAGCCCGCACAACCTTTGAAGATGTGCAAGGGCATTGGGCGCAATTGTGCATTGAACGATTGGCACAGCAAGGGGTTGTCACTGGTTATCTCGATGGTACATTCCGTCCGAATGCGCTGATGTCGCGGGGCGAATTTGCCACAATCGTCGCTCAAGGGTTTTTTAGTGCGCCGGCAGTCGGCCAAGATGCCCCATTTTTTGATGTTCCCACCCGTACCCGCACCGGCACCGCAGTTCGCACTGCCCGTCAAACCGGCTTTCTTGACGGCTTTCCCAGTGGCGTCTTCCAACCCAATGAACCCCTGACTCGTGTTCAAGCAATCGTTTCCTTAGCCAATGGATTAAACTTGGCACCGACTAACTTTGCCGTCAGCGAGTTGGGGCTGGTTTATGATGATGCGAAATCGATTCCAAATTATGCCCTAAATTCAGTCGTGGCGGCAACAGAAAGAGGTCTGATTGTTAACTATCCGGAAATCCGCTTCCTTCAACCCAATCAGCCGGCAACACGGGGGGAAGTCGCAGCCTTTGTCTGTCAAGCGCTTGCTAGTGCGGGAAAAGCTTCGCCGGTGGCGCAGCAGTATGTCGTCGCCCCCCCAAGTTCTGGAGGCGTCCAAACCAATGTTCAAACCTCTCCCAACGGACAAGTGCGGGCGCAACTTACTTATCAGAAAGAAAATTATGTGTTCAGCAACCTAAGCGTCAAAGTTGAACGAGCCGGCCAAACGTTGCTAGATACTCCGTTGCCGATTGGTAGCGGTGTCAGTTCTTCTCTAGCATTTCGATTGGTTGATTTAGATGGAGATACGGAACCGGAAGTCTTAATTGATTTATTTCCACGCGGGGAAGGCTGCTGTACTTATTCCTTGATTTATCGCTATCTTCCTGCCTCTGGGCAGTATACCTATCTGCAACAACCGTGGGGATATGCCGGCTACAATCTCAGAGATTTCAATCAGGATGGTGTCCCTGAATTTGAAAGTCAAGATCCGCGATTTGGCTTGCAATTTGCTTCGACTTATGAGGAAGCAGCAGCTCCGATTCAAATCTGGCAATACCGGCAAGGGCAGATGTTTGATGTTACCCGTCAATATCCGAGTTTAGTTGCAGATAATTCTAGTAAGTTATTGCAAGATTATGAAGACCGGCTCAGTCAAGGTCAGGATGTGAGGCCAGTTCTAGCCGCCTATCTAGCTAATCAATTCTTACTCGGTCAAGGTCGCGAAGCTTGGAGTGACGTGCAGAGTAATTATGGCGGCAGTGATCGCACACAATATTTAGAAAATTTACGCGGATTCCTTCGCAGTATCGGCTATTCTAACTAA